From one Streptomyces spiramyceticus genomic stretch:
- a CDS encoding TrmH family RNA methyltransferase codes for MSSEISDPDFDISGPEVPLQYDEGFAAPEIGVGPHPRPWPEGERYDPELLANGDRRNVVDPYRYWRREAIVADLDMRRHDFHVAVENWGHDFNIGSVVRTANAFMAKEIHIVGRRRWNRRGAMVTDRYQHVRHHPDTAELTAWAAAEGLPIIGIDNLPGAVPLERTELPRRCVLLFGQEGPGLTEEARKHAAMVCSIAQFGSTRSINAGAAAAIAMHAWVQRYAAIAEPGV; via the coding sequence GTGAGCAGCGAGATTTCTGACCCTGACTTTGATATTTCCGGCCCCGAGGTTCCCCTTCAGTACGACGAGGGGTTCGCGGCGCCCGAGATCGGCGTGGGCCCGCATCCTCGGCCGTGGCCGGAGGGGGAGCGGTACGACCCGGAGCTGCTCGCGAACGGCGACCGGCGCAATGTCGTCGATCCGTACCGCTACTGGCGGCGCGAGGCGATCGTTGCCGACCTGGACATGCGGCGCCACGACTTCCACGTTGCCGTGGAGAACTGGGGCCACGACTTCAATATCGGGTCCGTCGTGCGTACTGCGAACGCTTTCATGGCCAAGGAGATCCACATCGTGGGGCGGCGGCGCTGGAACCGGCGCGGTGCGATGGTCACCGACCGGTACCAGCATGTGCGCCATCACCCGGACACGGCGGAACTGACGGCTTGGGCCGCGGCGGAGGGGCTGCCGATCATCGGGATCGACAACCTGCCGGGTGCCGTGCCGCTGGAGCGGACCGAGCTGCCGCGGCGGTGCGTGCTGCTCTTCGGGCAGGAGGGGCCGGGGCTTACGGAGGAGGCGCGCAAGCACGCGGCGATGGTGTGCTCGATCGCGCAGTTCGGCTCTACGCGGTCGATCAACGCGGGGGCTGCGGCGGCGATCGCCATGCATGCGTGGGTGCAGCGGTACGCGGCGATTGCGGAGCCGGGTGTGTGA
- a CDS encoding HTTM domain-containing protein, translating to MSVVDSTLARAVQRVTSTALGPYQSAVVRIGFSLTWLLFLLREFPHRRELYGPDGPWSWDMAQQLIANNHAFTVLMWSDSGVWFEIVYGLAVVSAVLLMIGWRTRTMSVLFMIGVLSLQNRSIFIGDGGDNVIHLMAIYLVLTRCGQVWSLDARRGGGDWDAGGRDVTDGADRVGVLLWSVLGAFLAAVSFMGVLSWGWLLILWGLLAAQALWWAAGRYAPGEPRILLDVFANLAHNAGLFVIMAEVCFVYATAGWYKIQGSRWQDGTALYYPLHLDYFSPWPVLSGLLASSGVIVMLLTYGTVAVQVAFPFTLFNRRVKNALLAVMIAEHAAIAVLLGLPFFSLAMIAADAVFLPTGFLRWIGRWVARGRERLGIGRGTGMLGLGAAGKARAESERSSVGAETDRTLVG from the coding sequence GTGAGCGTCGTCGACAGCACTCTCGCGCGCGCCGTCCAGCGCGTCACTTCCACCGCCCTCGGCCCGTATCAGAGCGCCGTCGTCCGGATCGGGTTCTCCCTGACTTGGCTGCTCTTCCTGCTCCGCGAATTCCCGCACCGCCGTGAGCTGTACGGTCCCGACGGGCCCTGGAGCTGGGACATGGCCCAGCAACTCATAGCGAACAACCACGCCTTCACCGTGCTCATGTGGTCGGACAGCGGCGTCTGGTTCGAGATCGTGTACGGGCTCGCGGTCGTGTCCGCCGTGCTGCTGATGATCGGCTGGCGGACCCGCACGATGTCCGTTCTGTTCATGATCGGTGTGCTGTCGCTGCAGAACCGCAGCATCTTCATAGGGGACGGCGGCGACAACGTCATCCACCTGATGGCGATCTATCTGGTGCTGACGCGCTGCGGGCAGGTGTGGTCGCTGGATGCGCGGCGCGGGGGTGGGGACTGGGACGCGGGCGGTCGGGATGTTACGGACGGTGCCGACCGGGTCGGGGTCCTTCTGTGGTCCGTCCTCGGCGCCTTCCTCGCCGCCGTTTCGTTCATGGGCGTTCTGAGCTGGGGCTGGCTGCTGATCCTCTGGGGACTGTTGGCGGCGCAGGCCCTGTGGTGGGCCGCGGGCCGTTACGCGCCCGGTGAGCCGCGCATCCTGCTGGATGTCTTCGCCAACCTCGCGCACAACGCGGGCCTCTTCGTGATCATGGCGGAGGTCTGCTTCGTCTACGCGACCGCCGGCTGGTACAAGATCCAGGGCTCGCGCTGGCAGGACGGCACCGCGCTCTACTACCCGCTTCACCTCGACTACTTCTCGCCCTGGCCGGTGCTGTCCGGGCTGCTCGCCTCCAGCGGCGTGATCGTGATGCTGCTGACGTACGGGACGGTGGCCGTGCAGGTCGCCTTCCCCTTCACGCTGTTCAACCGGCGGGTCAAGAACGCCCTGCTCGCGGTCATGATCGCCGAGCATGCGGCCATTGCCGTGCTGCTCGGACTGCCCTTTTTCTCGCTCGCGATGATCGCCGCCGACGCGGTCTTCCTGCCGACGGGCTTCCTGCGGTGGATCGGCCGCTGGGTGGCTCGGGGGCGCGAGCGGCTGGGGATCGGGCGAGGGACGGGGATGCTGGGGCTTGGCGCCGCGGGCAAGGCGCGTGCCGAGTCCGAGCGGAGTTCTGTGGGCGCGGAGACGGACCGTACGCTCGTTGGGTGA